The Terriglobales bacterium genome has a window encoding:
- a CDS encoding ferric reductase-like transmembrane domain-containing protein, whose product MTAIDLSADIGLVAVGLATLNLLIGSLIAMRYSPWRYWPHHRFNIFAIHNWTGYALLGACILHPVVLLASARERFRIRDILYPVHSPVQPLENTIGAIALYCVIVVVITSYFRLSLGRHLWKSFHFVIYAAAVAIFWHSIFTNPNLEKAPVDVLDGEKVFIELCSIAVAGLVAMRWRYGLRKRRLKEAPKLLSS is encoded by the coding sequence ATGACCGCAATTGATCTCTCAGCCGACATCGGTCTCGTCGCGGTAGGCCTGGCTACACTTAACTTGCTGATAGGGTCGCTGATCGCGATGCGCTACAGCCCGTGGCGATACTGGCCGCATCATCGCTTCAACATCTTTGCTATCCACAACTGGACTGGTTACGCGCTGCTTGGCGCTTGCATTCTGCATCCGGTGGTGCTGCTCGCGTCAGCGAGAGAGAGATTTCGGATCCGCGACATTCTCTATCCCGTGCATTCGCCGGTACAGCCGTTGGAGAACACAATCGGGGCTATTGCCTTGTACTGCGTCATCGTGGTTGTAATTACGTCGTACTTTCGGTTGAGTCTCGGCCGCCATTTGTGGAAGTCCTTTCACTTCGTGATCTACGCAGCCGCGGTCGCGATCTTCTGGCACAGCATCTTCACCAATCCCAACCTCGAAAAAGCTCCGGTCGACGTCCTCGACGGAGAGAAAGTGTTCATCGAGCTGTGCTCAATAGCCGTGGCAGGCCTTGTGGCCATGCGGTGGCGCTATGGCCTCCGGAAAAGAAGGTTGAAGGAGGCGCCTAAGCTGCTAAGCTCCTAA
- a CDS encoding HAD family hydrolase, which translates to MSIEVIFFDVGGTLLFPDHEKTLIPLWNRGVRPTEAQLLVAERAARKEMDQLVSRTAKVDQSYWDTYYSRLLSEVGVNDDELHGELVKLIRTSANWSRMRPGTFEALASLKRKYRLAVISNSDGHMGERLAILGFGSYFEHVTDSGNIGHEKPAPQIFQAALSAMSVQADRALYLGDIYAIDYLGAQKAGMKPVLMDIAGVYSQTDLPRIDSLAELESCLKKFV; encoded by the coding sequence ATGTCGATCGAGGTCATCTTTTTCGACGTGGGGGGTACGCTTCTTTTTCCCGATCACGAAAAGACGCTGATTCCACTTTGGAATCGCGGTGTGCGTCCCACCGAAGCCCAACTGCTCGTCGCTGAGCGCGCCGCTCGCAAAGAAATGGATCAGCTCGTCTCACGCACCGCGAAAGTCGATCAAAGCTACTGGGATACCTACTACTCGCGCTTACTTAGCGAAGTGGGGGTCAACGATGATGAGCTTCACGGGGAACTTGTGAAGCTCATACGTACATCCGCAAACTGGAGCCGCATGCGGCCGGGCACATTCGAAGCACTAGCGTCGCTAAAGCGCAAATACCGTCTCGCCGTGATTTCGAATTCCGACGGACATATGGGCGAGCGACTCGCGATTTTGGGATTCGGTTCGTACTTCGAGCATGTCACCGACTCGGGAAATATCGGACATGAGAAGCCCGCGCCACAAATATTTCAAGCGGCGCTCAGTGCAATGAGCGTTCAGGCAGATCGAGCGCTGTATCTTGGCGACATTTATGCAATCGATTATTTAGGAGCTCAAAAGGCAGGCATGAAGCCGGTGCTGATGGATATCGCCGGCGTTTACTCCCAAACCGATCTCCCGAGAATAGATTCGCTGGCGGAACTGGAATCTTGTCTCAAGAAATTCGTCTAA